The sequence below is a genomic window from Mercenaria mercenaria strain notata chromosome 14, MADL_Memer_1, whole genome shotgun sequence.
AAGCTGGTTCGCACCTAGACAATGATGCCCAGAATGTAACTGTAGTACGTGCAACATTAATAAGTGTAAAGACTTGGTCAGATTGGTTCACACCTAGACAGACCCGAAATGTAAATATACCAAGGTATGAAGATTTTACCAGGCTGGTCCACATTTGGACAGGCCCCAAAATTGTAGATATACTATGTGCATGTAATTACAATTGTcttgctttttttatttattttttttagtatgCTTTTTAAAGCTGCTCGCCCTCAGTTTGGtcgaaaatattcaatttcacaaaagcaacatttttgtaacaagaatgtaaaatgaaaaggcatgatcaacaaaataagcgaaaatctacgtaacgttctgaaaaaaaaatggcttaTGAAAACAGGTTTACGGATTCACCGCTCTAAATGGCTATACTGGAAAAATAATAAACCGTTTGCAACGctttactttttcctacataaccatATAGTGCTGTGAATCCGTAAACCTTTCTGCGGGCGAGCAGCTTTAAGGTTTCGGTTGACTTTTCATACTTTTCTTTCTATTAAGGTGCTTGTCAATATTGTTAGTTTGCTATGTTGTCCTGCATTCTTGAAAGTTCTTCAGTACTGGACTTGCCATTTCTTTACTTATAGCTTGTGCGTGGTCACagtttaattttcataatattaataAAGTCTTTCATTGTTAAATGTTGAAGATACATTGAATGTTGAATTTTATTGGTGAAATTGCTGTGTAAACTTGTGGCACACGGAAATATCgaataattcaaataaagaatTGTTATAAAACACAACATTAATATGTTTCTTTCAAGCAAACTAAGATGTGCTGAAGCGTTTTCCAGCGACAAAATTAATGTTGTCGAAGTAGGTTTTAGATAGTTTTGGCCCAAAGTTTCTGTAAAGTACAGCAAAATACCCTATTAAAATCGGGTCTTTGACAATACATTTAAAATTGCTTGAGctattctaaaatttaaaaatattcctaTAACAACCTTGTAGTCAACCATTGTATATGTATGCTGACCGAAACTTTTTACGCACCCCACCCGCATCTCCTCAACTCTCTCGATATTTTTGGCAATACCTTTTAAAATTCCAATAGAatcaaattaattattcatttagataaatacgtttttaatacatataatatatctaaaattcaacaaaatcagATTGTGAAAAGATATCAATCAGTTTACGACGTCAATccgtttttaaaaagtcacaaaaatattaTCGTCAAATCGAgcaaatatgatttataaaagacaCAGAGGTGTCGGTTTCGACTTTTCATTAAAGTATGGTCAACTATCAGATTTATACCCAAGATATAACAGGATAAAGATGCCTCATAACGAAATTCGTTTGTCTGTAAATTTTGCACCACGTATttttttgacattcttaaatTGAGAGGAGACcgtaaaataaatcaaatttttgtatcttttttaaaaacacattttctagATATACGTGAGAATTTTCAAAAACGCATTGTCGGTAATATTTCAGATGTTTACATCGATATCGAAGTTTCGTTTCCGTGTATAATAGCAGTTGTTTTGTTTTAGTATAATTATGGAAAAGTCAACGAAAACTGCATGTTACAGAATAGATAAGTTAAACGATATGATAATGAATGGCTGCCGTgtatgaaaatttacattttatattgacTTTAAATACGTTACAAGCAAAACACATTAAACACATTGACAAAAATGTCCATGATACATGATAGTTATGCATGATTAAATCCAACCAAATCCAtttatatcaacatttttttcattgtgtAAACCTATTGAAGACTGAAGAAAGGAAAGATGTTATTATTTCTAACTACATGTACAAAATTGACCTAACTATGAATTTTCAGATGATTTACATCCCACACAATCCTTACCAGATGtatgttataaaatgtaaaagaaaaatgacCACTGAAGAAGATAAGGCTTGAAGACAGACACACAGATTTTAACATGTGtccatttttattcatttcattgGAATCAAAGTGTCGGTTTTAATACTTGTTATGTAGATTAAATTTCGTATATGAGAAAAACGTTCTCTTCAACGACATGATTATAATGTTCATATTATTCACTTACTTTGAATTCCACTTTTGCATAAGGAGTATTTTGACAGAAGAAAATTCGTAATAGAATCCATGTTTGTCACATaatgtaacataaaatatatcagtcTCAAAACTGATTActattaaaaaggaaaatattgaatATGGGAAAATTCTatgatagaaaaaaatcaaaacaaaataaaagaccTTTCTCCTTTTTCTCTTAGTAGCTTCGTCCTCTTCTTCTTCAACCACTAGttcttgtacaatttctttttcttcttcgtCATCAGCCCCTTCTCTCGATTCTTTTTCCCCAGTTTCGTCTGTCTTACCactttcttttcctttcttttcttCCTCGATAAACTGCTTATAAGCCTTCTTCCtgacaatttcatttattttaaagtcCCTGTTGGCTTGACGGTTTAGAAACAATTTTGATTGTCCTACATCTTCATCTTCCTCTTTTTCATCACTTCTTTCCCAGTAAGCTCCCGTTTTTATATTCAAACTCATTTTAAGCActctttactttttaaaaactttttttcttaaaaaaaaagacaacaacttGTTTTACTCCTCGTTGTTTTCTAAAAGTTTGATATCAATTCTAATCAAATTAACACGTACGGCATTTGTTACGAAGTTGCCGTTGAGAGCTCAAAAGAAAAAATGGCCAGCGTTTGGGCTACGTATTATATTCAATACATTCTATTTTTGAATATTAAATCAATGTCTACGTTTTATAAGGAAGTAACTCTTCATAATTTTGTGTGAAAATTCATAATGCCCCGAAGCTGACAATTTGTAAAGTCAAGGCGGTTTCTCTCATGTACAACTTGCCTACAGTCAATTGTGTATCGCATTTAGTCTCGGCTTTCAGCATTATGTGCTACTTTGTAGCCAGCCCTCGTTGAACCGcaacatatttatacatttatctaAAAATTCAATATGTCATATTTCGTTTTGAATGTCTTATCGGATTTACAATGTTGAACATTAGCCTTTCTCACTGTTAAATACTTGGTAACATATTGTTAATTTGTTGCTTCCGACATGGcgttacttctgttttacacataTGGTAACATTTCCTCAAACAACATATATtattcaatacaaaatatatgtttatgatATCAATTTTATAACAGAAACATACCTGAGGCCCTGAATAATCACCCCAGTCGCTCCCTTCCTCGTCCGTCTCCATGTTCCCTTTTAATCTGAACTATGTTAAGCCTATTGTTTTAATAATACGTATGTAAACTTTGTACTGTATATACACGTGTGCTATTTTGATTGATGAACAATCGGTGTCATATTGTGGTTTAACAGACAAAACAGCATAATATTTGGTTAACATTTCAATGATATATACGCTAGCTTTTGGGGGATCTTAAAACGGCCATTTCAGATCGACTATTAGAGAAGCACTGAACTTTTATATCGCTCTGTATCACGTTCCAGGAAAGCAATACAGACTCGAACCGGCGACTCCAGGGTTGAGCGTCCGATGAAATTTTCACGCAGTATTATTATATAACCAAAAACACTGACGACGGTTCAGAAAATAGCTGCAATAAGTTATAAAATATTCGTGGCAATGAAGGTTACAAACTCTAAGTTTGAAGACTAGTCTTAAAATTCTACCATCTGATTGGTTGTGTCTCAGCACAATAAATGCTATTTTCTTCGAATGCAATATATTAAATCAGTTTTATAATcgttaactcatacattttgccATCGATTTTTAGTACTAGATCCGTCGCCATTCATCAAACCGTATTTACGtgaatattatacagttattgacttatgttgcgGTCAATATGTgcttttacggacctgtaaaaatgatattgcagtcctcggtcaatatcatgcgtcctcggtcaatatcatttttacaggtccgtaaaacacatattgacgAAAACacaagtctataattgttatattatttgcccttctcaaatgcattcatttgactggcccatatttcatacatataggaaaaagtgatatcacatgagtcattatcacttttgctgGTCAATATCGCTTCTTGCGAACCCGCGCGTGCACTTATTTCGACCagtcaaatgagcgcatttgagaaggatATATAATATTCAAATGTGTTGCAAAAGCCGGGCGCACAGCAAACGTCCTAAATCAGCCAATATACAAAACTGTTCTCTATATTCCAACGCCAACAAAACAATGTGAGACCGTCATTATTCGTGGATAACCATTTTTTGCGGGCTACATAGTCGAATCATTCCTCGAAATTAGGATGAAATCAACGATCAATTTTCATTTGACTTAGAatctatattatattttttcataaacataATCGGGAGGTATTTAATGGCGGGATAAAGCTTAGGTACATACCTGAAAATCTACTGTCATATGCAAAgagaaacgttttaaaaaaagatgatgaaagaaaattttcaaacttaaggtaacaagagccatgttacacatggctaatccccccgccgggcatattataattgaaggctaaagttcctggcaagttagtgtctgaaagtattaattttggggaaagctttgaagaaccgtttagttgtggtccgcatcagggggtttaaagatgtggaagaaagaataagtcagtagtgaggtggtttactgctacattttattaattttcatgaagagtatagctatgatgtttttctatatggctactgtaaaaagaaggaatggaaagctaacagggaacaagagtgccagaatgtcacaatatatgcccgtcgcagcaatttctttactctagcagctgtatttgcaaatggaatgttaattttgtggttgtttagtaatcattgtaagtcttttgtttttttaagtccacaaaaaaactccttaccaggtagagataccttatatataataaaatacacctaaaattggagagtaacttctatgttgtaccacagaaaagtggtcttgttttttccctacggtcaattataaaaaatttacaatataagttatttatagtaacaactaagggaagttaatcttaaaaaaaaaaaaaagaaaaaaagaagaaattgcaagtccatacaaaaatctttatcaggtagagattgatcaaaatacacctcaaaattggatatagcatgcatgttgtactacagaaaagtggtctcgatttttccctacgactagtaatgaaaaaattacaataaaagctatttaaagtaacaacaaagggaagtaattctaaagaagggaactgcgcatgacacttcgtctcatgatggtgtataattgtgccaagttacatcaaaatccctccatgcatgaagaagaaatgcttcggacaaagtcattcttttatctgacctttggcctctaaatgtgaccttgaccttgtgacctggatcttgcgcatgacactccgtctcgtggtggtgaatatTGCGCCaaggtatatcaaaatccctctatgcatgaagaagaaatgctccggacaaggttttcattcttgtatcctttgacctctaaatgtgaccttgaccttagacctagggacctggttcatgcgcatgacacttcgcctcgtggtggtaaacatttgtgctaagatatatcaaaatccctccatgcatgaagaagatatgctccggacaaattttttaaagaaaatatgataaaggggaataactcaaaaaataggcaaggtagagttagtGTTCTTGCACACTgtacttcctcccaatgtgttctatcagtgtatgaagtttgaagaaaatccctccagtactttggAGTTaagctccggacaatttttttaagaaaatatgataaaggggaataactcaaaaaataggcaaggtagagttattgttcttgacaatgcacttcctcccaatgtgttctatcagtgtatgaagtttgaagaaaatccctcaagtacttttggagttatgctccggacaaatttttttaagaaaatatgataaaggggaataactcaaaaaatagacaaggaagagttattgttcttgcacactgcacttcctcccaatgtgttctatcagtgtatgaagtttgaagaaaatccctccaatacttttggagttatgctccggacaaagatcgttgcggacggacgggcgcacgcacgcacgcacggacggagagcatttctaatatccccttcgcctttggcggggggataaataaagaAACGTCTGATAACGGgaatataatttagaaaaaatgaatgaTAGAGGGAGGAactctttttactttttatttatttattcagtcTGTAAGTCAACGAATATATTTACGTAATTGAGTCGAACCTTGAGggaaccaatatagtgcatttgcgaccagcatggatccaaatcagcctgcgcatccgcgcagtctggtcaggattcatgctgttcgctttcaaagcctattgaaaccgttagcgaacagcatagatcatgaccagactgagcggatgcgtaggctggtctggttccatgctggtcgaaaataaactatatattgattttctcatggcgcggctgataTAAAGTCATATTCAGCACATATAACAGCACATACAAATTAACATAATACATGTTATCATTATACCATTtagaattttatattatgtaatatgAAATTTCGTGATAACAAAACAATATAGGTAACAGATTTCATGATGTtttaacttgtttattttatcaaaccACAAAATACAACCACAAGATGAATTTACAGTGGTctctttttcttaaaaaagagTAGGGATACTTTGTATATGCGAATAACAATGGATCTGCGCTTCACATTATATATAACCATACATTGTTTTCTCgcaaataccaaaaaaaaaaaaaaaaaaaaaaaaaaaaaaaaaaaaactcaaccaaaaaacaaaacagaaaaaacaacaacaacaacaaacaaacaagaattaGTCAAATTCGTAGAGATTTGCATTGATAATAAATAATTCGTTAAtacttattttcttttaaactcaCGTAAATGAAGTTGTCTTTGAATTGAGTATTTTCCTGCTGAAATATATTTAGAGATATGACAACCTTGAGCCATATGTACGGAATcttgttggggccatttataatgtcgccgtcgcgtttgtggggtcgacacgcgacaacgcgaagtgacatagcgacattacgaagtgacacccgacaatcgcaaacgacggcgacaatcccaaacgacaatgtcgcgatatccactttgaaatgtcgcctttcaaaagcacgatatattgcgatgtcacttcgcgttgtcgagcgtcgtatcgcattgtcgctatgtcacttcgtaatgtcgcgatatcccttcgcgttgtcgtgtgtcgaccctgcaaacgcgacggcgacattatcaaacgacatgcgataatcacaaacgacgcttgacaacgcgaagcgacattttccaaatgtcgtatcgtatgttgCGTGTCGCGGGTtctgggtgagggtcgacgcgcgacaattccaaacgatacacgacacgcgaagtgacactcgacaatacgaagcgacattttcataatgtcgtgtcgcattgtcatgcgtcgaccggtgttcacttgaataaatacaggctaatcttggtcgcattttttcgaacaattcattaatttcattttattattaaaagcgttaaaagtaaggtatcaaagtgaaatttcttttaataagtagtattgtCTAATCGAgtattaaaaacaatgttcttccccgacgggcacgccgtcgggaacatttgctaaactttgtcatttttggctaaaaatattagcagtaaaataaggaaaaactgcttataaaatatttattttgggtaaataactgcaaataaaaacttgttttgatagaaaatgacaaaatctgaatgtttgtgacaaaaaagacaacatctgttcgtccgtctgtacgttaTTAAaggtaaaagctgtatttccgtacttttccgtacggaaaatgtccgtgtttttctcGGTGCTATTCTTTTCTTACATATATTACACAGACCATTAAACCAATTAAACAGAACTGATTACTAGGACTAAGTGTCGTTACattttatggtcctttttggatcGTGTAGTTCATTCAATGTTTAAGGATGATAAAGTTCTGTatataacagagttccgcttataacagagttccgcttgTAACAGAGTTCCCCTTATAACAGAGTTTCGCTTAAAATAGAGTTCCGTttataacaaagttccacttataacaaagttccgcttatAACAGGGTTCCGCttataacagagttccgcttaagccggtgctaccaCGGAGGATTAATGGGTGTTGCACAtatcattacctcttatgaataGGCTAAagcaaaccgagtttgctatccttttttgcttgattgcgttctatgcttccaaaggatttcatataaattttatgtGCTGTGAATATTGCATTTTATAAGAATTTCCGTTGAAACAGATCAGATGAAATATGTGTAAAACATATAAGACATCTATCAGATACAACACCCAATCTGAAATAAGCTGAGACTGACATAAAAGTATCTAGTCTGATAAATTTTAAACcaattacatgtacattatacTTATTCCTGTTCTGTTGAAATTCAGTGATATGGCCTATCAGTATCAGTTACTTGGTGTTTAATACTGAACACGGTGCTCATAATTGTTAACAATACAGTTTGTTTATACTGATTTATTGTAGCTTGACCTCGATGACTGCATGGAACTTATTTGATTCACTCTTGAggccgcttcctggaaaaaaaaaccAGTTCTAGTGTCACGAGAAGGCATGGTCGTGACCCAGCCCGCGACCTCCGGGTTGAACGGACAAGCCGTTAACCACTAGATCACCGCTCACCATATAAGGAATACTGGTGCATCTACTGCAGTCTGGAGATGTCAACAGCTTCCTTACATATGAGGGCATATCCTACATATTCAATCAATATCAGGAAAAAGCTCATTACAGACATACATATATGTTGGAAGAACATATTTGAAACACATTGGGGAAAGTTTACACATTCCAAATATACGAGGGAAAAATGAATTTCAGACATATTAAGGAAAGCATATGCCAAACATACGAGGGAAGAACATATTTCAGAATTTCAGACATATGAGAGAAGAACCTATTCCAGACATATAAGGTAAAAAGCATATTCCAGACATATGAAGGAGAACCTATTCTAGACGTATAAGTTAAAAAGCATATTCCAGTCATATGAGGGAAGAACCTATTCCAGACATATAAAGTAAAAATCATATCCCAGACATATCAGGTAAAAATCATGTCCCAGACATATTAGGTAAAAAGCATATTCCAGACATATAAAGTAAAAATCATATCCCAGACATATAAGGTAAAAAGCATATCCCAGACATATTAGGTAAAAAGCATATTCCAGACATATGAGGGAAGAACCTATTCCAGACATATAAGGTAAAAAGCATATTCCAGACATATGAGGGAAGAACCTATTCCAGACATATAAGGTAAAAAGCATATTCCAGACATATGAGGGAAGAACCTATTTCAGACATATAAGGTAAAAAGCATATCTCAGACATATAAAGTAAAAACCATATCCCAGACGTATCAGGTAAAAAGCATATCCCAGACATATAAGGTAAAAAGCATATCCCAGACATATAAGGTAAAAAGCATATCCCAGACATATTAGGTAAAAAGCATATTCCAGACATATGAAGGAGAACCTATTCTAGACGTATAAGTTAAAAAGCATATTCCAGTCATATGAGGGAAGAACCTATTCCAGACATATAAGGTAAAAAGCATATCTCAGACATATAAAGTAAAAACCATATCCCAGACATGTAAGGTAAAAATCATATCCCAGACATATTAGGTAAAAAGCATATTCCAGACATATGAGGGAAGAACACAGGATTGACTCAGAATGTACAATTCAGTGAGCAACACAGAGTTATCAGGTCGGCAAAAGAAAGTTGTCACGATGTATATTTCTATATGTAAGGCTATTTTTATGCAAGTGACAGAAAACCGCAGAGAATGTagtgtttttagaaaaaatattgtatttaaaaaaaaaacaacaacaaataaagaatgattttattttatgttgGTGTGATATACATTATCCTGAAATATTTAATAGACGGACTGCAtgttgtaaatcatacatgacaACACGCACTATTAATGTCGTTACATCATTTGCTTTTAAGATTTAATATTgtcaattttgatgttttttaaatttttcccttaaGGCATTTAAacaaatcagaaatgaaaaataaactgatattACTTTGACGTTTCCGCAAATTACGTCACGTGCGTTGCTTCATGATGGTTCTCGGCGTCACTATGTAATAGTCTGCAGTAAAGCCAGGAATCTGGTTCTCACTTTTTCACTTCGTGCTTCTCTGCCAGGCTGTTGGCTATTGAAAGAGCCGGTGACAATCTATACTATGCAGCATATTTCTGCCTGCACTTTCCATCGTATCACGTTGCTGTAAAACTATGCTCGAAACATCAATATAAGCAACTGTTATTAATTAATCAACGTCCTTAAGTGGTCTTGATTTGTCTATGATGACGCCAGgcctcgtgttcacaaaacattttcagtctcagctgagtttgataatgaaattttatttgtcatttatatctaaatagtatgttcaaaactaaattttaagttattaaCTATTTTCATGTGGCTGTTCAGTATTGATGGACAGTCTCATCTGGAGCACGGGGCCAGATCAGTGTTATTTAATCAAAGATGTAGGTTTCTCGCCGTTGCTCGATTTATCAATATTTGGAAAAGTAATACAGCCAAGTTCAACGTACACGTTGCATATTCCCGGTTTAACCATATTTGAGACAGCGAAAACACCACGATCTCAATTTGCCCAAACCCGGAACAAAAACCTACGCCATAAATCAGTTTAATCAACACTTTTTGTCCATGTTGCCCGATGAGTCCATGCTCGAAAGAGAAGCAGAGCTAGGTGCCATTTTGCAGCATTTTTGTCATTGACCGGCATCGGAGGTATCCTGAACTCTTGCTGTACGATGTAATAAAGCCACGATAGAGCATACCAATATAACGATATATCGTTCATCTTCTCCGCGCTTGCAAACCAACCTGAAAGATTCAATGTGGTTTCCCAGTGAGCTAACGAGTCCTGTACGCTAGACTTTTGTAACAACCGGATGTTCCGTTCCCTCTCCTCATTATTGTCCGAGAGGAGTACTGTCAGTAAGATTCCGTAAATTTTTGAATCCAAAGTAGCACAGTTGTCGAATTCACTATTGCTCTTTTTGAATTTGTGTTGTATGAAGTCGTCATAAACGGTTATAGATGAGCCAAAAGCTCGATGCATTTCAAACTGTAGCGGATAGAATGTTATTTTGGACTCGGTGGGTAAGAAAATTGTACAAGCGGATACATATTTCTCGATGTATTTCGATGTACTCATTTTTAGAGTTTCCATGGGAGACaacttgaacatatttatgaACGGAACATAATCATTTTCTCTGATCGGGTTTCCTATAACGTTTGCCGTGCATTCACACAGTGATTGTGTATTCACAGTTGGAAAATAgtttgatttaaatgtttctaTATCAAGATGTCCGGTATACAACAAAACGGTTGCGAGTTTCATTTTGCTGGACATTGCATCAGAGTCAAGTCCCATCAAGAAATGGTAAGAGGCATTTAGTGTCAGCCAACATATCAATGTTTCCTCTCTCTCCGTATCTATTTTCATTGCCTTCTTCGTGACTGATTTCTCTCTCTCCACATCTCTTTCTTCTGTTTTCGTAAACATTTTCCCTGTCCCCAACTCTATTTCTTCTATCTTCATAGCTACATTGTCTGCCTCTATAGTCATTATCTCATCTGTATCCATACCTTCTTGTTCAGTCTCCACAGTTTCTTCCTCTTTCCCGTTCAGCATTTCTTTTGTCTCCAAAGCTTTTATTGCCAAATGACTTGCCAGACTTGTATGCAAAAATCTACAGACATGCGGAAGAGCCCACTTCACACGATCGAGTTGATACTCTCCAACTGCATTCTTTTCATGAAACGATTTGATGGTGTGTAACCACTTTAGATGTCTTCGAATAATCTCTTCCAAGTCTGTGCATTTGTATGATATCTTTTGCAGAACGATATTTCTGATCTTAAATAATGACTCTGTTATATTAATAAGCAAAATGTGCAACatatttgccacatttatttccACTTCTTCTTCGACCTTCCCATCATCTGTAGCCTCGGCTGCATACAGGTGAACTAACTTTCCAAAATTGTCAGTTGGTATTTTCTGCAGGTACTCAAATGGACTTTTGATGATGCTTGATAGAATTCGCGTCAACCGAAGCATTCCCTGGTTATCTATTTTCCAAGTAAATAAATTCAGTTCTGGGAGAAAGTAATTCGGACAGAAACGGTTCCTCGACCACTTCCTCAATCTCTTTAAGCACAGAATGAAACAATTTAGCAAATTTCCTTCGCTCCAAGTATGACTAGCCGTGTTTTCAATCGTGTAAAGCAAAGCTGTTTTACAGTGATAGGATGTCAAACCTACGACTGGTGAGATGTGTGACTTTTTCACCAGTTTTAATAGCATATAGCACTTGTATTGTACATCATTGAGGTTAAACATGATATGTCGTTCCTGAAAAGAGAATGAAATTCTCCACTGGAGAATGCGATGTTTTCTGTCGCAGCCGCCATGGCCTGTAGGCACTAGTAGACATCCCTGGC
It includes:
- the LOC128548288 gene encoding uncharacterized protein LOC128548288 encodes the protein MPIQPDVLLKALHKVGANRWMRRKFYESSMLWCIGKVFLNLNEDGEYQVPLGIPQPFGSFVEGTTTYGLRSDSDEIIVELNDVIEEGFEVTHAENVKTIVLVTDMFTPPGFVKLKVEGVEGGRYKAFTLEKDANGNYLLSSVYVDDYQQLMVNFLDTEYPTHMERNGPALTYLTGHENKHIQSIDAIKAFHCKTGLSFNQEFFNRKRYYGWPRQSDLEKMKGQGCLLVPTGHGGCDRKHRILQWRISFSFQERHIMFNLNDVQYKCYMLLKLVKKSHISPVVGLTSYHCKTALLYTIENTASHTWSEGNLLNCFILCLKRLRKWSRNRFCPNYFLPELNLFTWKIDNQGMLRLTRILSSIIKSPFEYLQKIPTDNFGKLVHLYAAEATDDGKVEEEVEINVANMLHILLINITESLFKIRNIVLQKISYKCTDLEEIIRRHLKWLHTIKSFHEKNAVGEYQLDRVKWALPHVCRFLHTSLASHLAIKALETKEMLNGKEEETVETEQEGMDTDEIMTIEADNVAMKIEEIELGTGKMFTKTEERDVEREKSVTKKAMKIDTEREETLICWLTLNASYHFLMGLDSDAMSSKMKLATVLLYTGHLDIETFKSNYFPTVNTQSLCECTANVIGNPIRENDYVPFINMFKLSPMETLKMSTSKYIEKYVSACTIFLPTESKITFYPLQFEMHRAFGSSITVYDDFIQHKFKKSNSEFDNCATLDSKIYGILLTVLLSDNNEERERNIRLLQKSSVQDSLAHWETTLNLSGWFASAEKMNDISLYWYALSWLYYIVQQEFRIPPMPVNDKNAAKWHLALLLFRAWTHRATWTKSVD